A DNA window from Pseudodesulfovibrio thermohalotolerans contains the following coding sequences:
- the era gene encoding GTPase Era gives MHKFGMIALIGPPNAGKSTLMNSYLGQKVAIVSPKPQTTRNRISGILTTDEAQLIFLDTPGIHRLRGKMNRFLLESAWNALASSDAVVVLLDAALYCTKPQLLDKEIAPLVKPVSEAGRPVLVAVNKIDRIKEKDQLLPFMARLSELWPEAEFVPVSALRGKGTDELLERILAHTPEGPQMFPEDQISTVPLRFMASEIIREKLFYSLRQELPYSTAVEIELWDEDSREDMVLINAVIYTSRKGHKGMIIGKQGANLKDIGTKARQEIAELIGSKVHLEMWVKVREGWTEDPGFLRSMGLGE, from the coding sequence ATGCACAAATTCGGCATGATCGCCCTGATCGGTCCGCCCAACGCGGGTAAGTCCACCCTGATGAACTCCTACCTGGGACAGAAGGTGGCCATTGTCTCGCCCAAGCCGCAGACAACGCGCAACCGCATCAGCGGCATCCTGACCACGGATGAGGCACAGCTCATCTTCCTGGACACGCCGGGCATCCACCGGCTGCGCGGCAAGATGAACCGGTTCCTGCTCGAATCGGCCTGGAACGCCCTGGCCTCGTCCGACGCCGTGGTGGTCCTCCTCGACGCGGCCCTGTACTGCACCAAGCCGCAACTCCTCGACAAGGAAATCGCTCCGCTGGTCAAGCCGGTAAGCGAGGCGGGACGGCCTGTGCTGGTGGCGGTGAACAAGATCGACCGTATCAAGGAAAAGGACCAGTTGCTGCCGTTCATGGCCCGGCTTTCCGAGCTGTGGCCCGAAGCCGAGTTCGTGCCGGTCTCCGCGCTGCGAGGCAAGGGAACGGACGAACTGCTGGAGCGCATCCTGGCGCACACCCCCGAGGGGCCGCAGATGTTCCCGGAGGATCAAATCTCCACCGTGCCCCTGCGGTTCATGGCCTCGGAGATCATCCGGGAAAAGCTGTTCTATTCACTCAGGCAGGAACTACCCTACTCCACGGCCGTGGAGATCGAGCTGTGGGACGAGGATTCGCGTGAGGACATGGTCCTCATCAACGCGGTCATCTACACCTCGCGCAAGGGCCACAAGGGTATGATTATCGGCAAGCAGGGCGCGAATCTCAAAGATATCGGCACCAAGGCCCGCCAGGAAATCGCCGAGCTTATCGGCTCCAAGGTCCACCTGGAGATGTGGGTCAAGGTCCGCGAAGGATGGACCGAGGACCCGGGCTTTCTCCGCTCCATGGGCCTCGGCGAGTAA
- a CDS encoding DnaJ family domain-containing protein encodes MFNVTAIIAEEHIRKAQNEGKFDDLDGMGRPLKPDEAANLPPELRMAYRILKSSGHLPAEILEEKEITCAIDLLEHMEDEQERYRQVQKLNIMIMQMNERRRRPVTLDASSDYYRRIVEKVRIAEERFGKPEKKHN; translated from the coding sequence ATGTTCAATGTGACGGCAATCATCGCCGAAGAGCACATCCGCAAAGCCCAAAACGAGGGCAAATTCGACGACCTGGACGGCATGGGGCGCCCCCTCAAGCCGGACGAGGCCGCGAACCTGCCGCCCGAGCTGCGCATGGCCTATCGAATCCTCAAGAGTTCCGGGCACCTGCCCGCCGAGATTCTCGAAGAGAAGGAGATCACCTGCGCCATCGACCTGCTGGAACACATGGAGGACGAGCAGGAACGATACCGGCAGGTGCAAAAGCTGAACATCATGATAATGCAAATGAACGAACGTCGCCGCCGTCCGGTGACTCTGGACGCGTCCAGCGACTACTACCGCCGCATCGTCGAAAAGGTGCGCATCGCCGAGGAACGGTTCGGCAAGCCTGAAAAGAAACACAACTAA